DNA sequence from the Shewanella piezotolerans WP3 genome:
ATGCAATACAGCCTAGAGGACAAGGAATGTTACTCACCTTTTATCGCGTCACCATCATTTTTTTACTACTTCATTGCCCTTACGCCATAGCAAGTGATCCCTCCACTTTACCTTTAGGTACTGTACTGGATGATAAAGGCCAACCGCTGACAATACCGACCCAAAACAAAACGGCCTTGAGTTACTCAACTCCCCCAGCAGTAAACAGCAGCCATAACATTAAAACGCCCCTATCCAAGCCTAAATCGAAATACAAAAAAACCAGTCGTAAACAACAGCTTGCAAGCCGCAAAAACGTGGCCAATGACGCGGGCTGCCGCTGGCTTAATGGCCGCATGAAACAGCTAGAGAAACAACTTAGATTAGGTGTAAATCACCGTAATCAACATCAGCAGCAAGAACTTAACGTGCGGCAAGATGAATGGGAATGCTTAAAGTGTGGTGTAGAAGGACCCAATCCGAGTGACCATCATAGCTGCCAATATCGACGCTAACCCAGGAAAAGGGAGCTGAAAGTTCTCAGACTAGGATCAGGTCTTAACTGTTACCGGATGAATTAAGCCTGGTGGTCAAAGATTGAAATGGACAACATTCATCCCAATATCAGTTAGCAAGCTCACAATCTATCGCTGAGATATTTGCTCTGGTTCAAATAAATATTTAGCTCTACAATGGCTGTATCTAGATTCGACAAGCCATAAGAATTTTGGATGATGTGAATCTTTTTGGTTCTAAATTCGTCATCTATTTATTGGCATCAGTCGTACACAGGAACAAAAGCCTCAGTCTTATTCGCTTTTGCTCCTCAATAAGTTACTTTTTTGGAGATACAAATGGCTCAACATTTTGATTATATCTGTCTTGGCGCTGGTAGCGGCGGTATCGCTTCAGGTAATCGTGCAGCAATGCGCGGCGCAAAAGTATTGGTAATTGAAGCAAAACACGTTGGCGGCACTTGCGTAAATGTAGGCTGTGTACCTAAAAAAGTGATGTGGTATGGCGCTCATGTCGCCGAATCTATGCACCTATTCGCTAAAGATTATGGCTTTGACGTAACAGTTAATAACTTTAACTGGAACACTTTAGTTGATAACCGTGAAGCCTATATTAGCCGGATCCACGATGCTTATGGACGTGGTTTTGCCAGCAATAACGTCACTCTGCTAAATGGTTACGGTAAGTTTATTAACGCCAATACTATTGAAGTTGATGGTGAGCACTACACCGCCGATCATATCCTTATCGCTACGGGCGGCGCGCCAACCATTCCAAATATTCCTGGTGCTGAATACGGTATTGATTCAGATGGATTCTTCGCGCTGCGCGAACAACCAAAGCGTGTTGCCGTTGTTGGCGCAGGTTATATTGCGGTTGAACTTGCCGGCGTATTACATGCATTAGGTAGCGAAACTCATTTATTAGTGCGTAAACATGCTCCTCTGCGTAACTTCGATCCGATTTTGACTGATACCTTAGTTGAAGCGATGAAGATCAATGGGCCGACATTACACACCCATAGCATTCCAAAAGCTGTGGTTAAAAATGCCGATGATAGCCTGACACTAGAACTTGAAAACGGCGACAGCATTACCGTAGATAGCCTAATTTGGGCCATTGGCCGCTCACCTTCTACTAGCAACATTGGTCTTGAAAATACTGATGTAAAGCTTAATGAAAAAGGTTATGTGGTCACCGACGAGCAGCAAAATACAACAGCAAAAGGTATTTACTGCGTTGGCGACATCATGGAGGGTGGCGTAGAGCTTACCCCCGTTGCAGTAAAAGCCGGCCGTTTATTGTCAGAGCGCCTATTTGGTAACATGCCTGATGCCAAAATGGATTACAGCGTTATTCCAACCGTAGTATTCAGCCACCCGCCTATTGGTACTATGGGACTGACTGAACCAGAAGCTGAAGAGCAATTTGGCAAAGATAACATTAAGGTCTATACCTCTGGCTTTACCTCAATGTACACCGCCATTACTGCACACCGTGAAGCCTGTAAAATGAAGTTGATTTGTGCCGGTGAAGATGAAGTTGTTGTCGGTATCCATGGCATTGGCTTTGGTATGGATGAGATCCTCCAAGGCTTTGGTGTAGCAATGAAGATGGGCGCTACCAAAGCAGACTTTGATGCTGTAGTGGCTATTCACCCAACGGGTGCGGAAGAGTTTGTTACTATGAGATAGCAAACCATTAACGGCTATATACTTTTGATTTAAAGTAAATTTGTCGATGCTAATTGTTAATAAAAAACAATATACCCTCATTAACTATCTCAAGTTTAATGAGGGTTTACTTATCTATTATAGATAAGTAAACCAGAGCAAGTAGCAAAATTACTAGCAGGAATTGGCTGAAATTTGTTAGTTAAGAACCGCTTCTAGCATATTCTTTAATGATCCAGTCAACAATTTTGGTTATACGAATATCTCGCTTTCTTGATGATTTGTAAGCGACCGAGTACGTCCAGCCAGTGTAAAAATGAGGTAGCTCTAACTTAACCAGATTTCCCGACTCAACCTCTATTTGTAAAGTTTGTTCTAAGCCTAATACTAATCCCTGCCCCAAAATAGCTGCCTGTACCGCTAGCATATTATGGTTAAAAATAAATTTTCTCTGTAGTGGACCTACACCCACTTTGTTAAATCTAAACCACCCTTCCCAATCGACACCATAATCTTTGTGTTTTGAATATAGCAAGGTTTGTTCGTGGAAGTTATCTAACGAGATATTAGGGTGTTGTTCGAGATATTTGGGGCTGCAATATGCCTCAAGCTTCTCTTCTACCAATGGGATGATGCTATATCCATCTTGACATTCTCGGGTAATGATAAAGATATCTGCCAACATATCACTCATTTCAACATCATCTTGGAACATGCCCACATTGATATTAAATTCAGGATGTTCTCGTCTAAGTTTTGCCATTTTAGGCACTAACCAACGCGCAGCAAGTGAGTTGTATGAATGAATACGTACCTCGTTGGACATATCAGGTACTAAACTGGCACAAACACTATTTAAATCATAAAAAACGGGCGCAAGTCTCTGTCGAAGTTCTAAGCCAGACTCTGTCAGAGTAATCTTGCCGGCGTTACGGTGAAACAGTTTCTCAAGGAAATAATCCTCAAGCAATTTAATCTGCTGTGAAACCGCACTCTGTGTAATGCAAAGTTCATTAGCAGCAAGGGAGCAGCTTTCTAACCGTGCGCATGATTCAAAAACCTGTAACGCCCTTAAGGGAATATTATGATTCATATTTGACTACATAGTTTTAGTGCATGATGCTTGAGACTAACATAGGCTTTAAGCGTAAAAATGTAACTTGGGGCACATTAAGATGCTAATTCCTTGTCCGAAGTAAACTCGTTAGTATTTATTCGAACAAGCTCACGAAACCCTTTATTTCACGAGCATATTCAAACAATACTCCTAACAGCGGACAGCTAAACCTTTAGTAGATCTTGCTTAAGTTCATCAAGAAATTCATCAGCTTGATCAAACACTCCTAACATTTTAATGAACCCATGAATGACCCCATCAAAACAGCGATATTTTACGTTCACACCACTACTTTCTAACTCCCTATAATATAAATAACCATCATCACAAAGCGGATCAAACTCAGCGGTATAGATAAGCGTTGCAGGCAGGTCTTTGTGACTTTGAGCGCTTAATGGGGAACAATAGGGGTTCAGGGCATCCGCTTCGCTACGCAAATAATGCCCCCAATAATACTTCATACTCGCTTGTTGCAGCAGGTAACCTTCGGCATGAGTTTGCGCTGATGGCGTGTTCCAACCGTATTGAACCGCAGGATAGATCAGAACCTGATAGGCAAGCTTAGGACCATTTTCGTCCCGCAATCTTAAGGTCACTGCCGCCGCTAAATTACCACCAGCACTGTCACCTAAAATTCCAATTCGGTTTACATCAAGCCCTAAACATTTAGCATGCTCGAAAATCCACAAAGTTGATGCATAGCAATCGTCTATGGGAATGGGAAACTTATGCTCAGGTGCTTTTTGATAATTGATAGCTATAACAACAGAACCAGTACGATGAGCCAAAGCGCGGCTAAAATGGTCGTTAGTCTCGATATTAGAGACCACCCAACCACTACCATGTATAAAGATGATCGCAGGCTGTAGATCATCAATATCGCAATGTATTGGCCGATAAATTCGTATCGGCAGATCTGCTGTCGGGCCTGGGATAAAGCTGTGCTCAACACCCGCAACACTTTCTAGTACTCGAGCCCCTCTATTTCTTATCAGTTCATTCATTTCTAGCCGTCGAGACTCAGCAGGAGTCAAGTCTTCGTAGGCTTTAGCGCCAGAGTCGGTAACCTGCTGAATAAAATGAGCCACTTTGGGGTCTAACGCCATTGTTCTTTCCTTATAAAATCCAACTTCTATGCACCAGCACAAAAGCCTACTTCAATTCGATACGGTGGCCGCCTGAGGCGCTAACAGGTTTAAGCGTTATTGGGGTCGCACATCCCCTTAAACCTTGAGCCTTACAAGCTCACTCAGGCGGCATAATTAACTGAGTTACATAAGCTTGGCTTGGGGGAGCACCTCAGTAACACCTTTTAATCTTGGTCTATTTGATTCAGCCGCGATAAGCGGCGTCACAACTTGCATGTTTTGTGCTGAACGTTTTGCTAACACCTGATATTCCAAGGTATTTAAGCCTTTCCAAGACAGCTCTTTCTCGGTCACTTCACGTATCACTTTCGCAGGCTGTCCCATTAACACCTGCTTTGGCAACCCTTGAAATCCAGCGTTTACAAAACTCATGGCAGCAACAATACTGTCTTCACCAATCACTGCACCATCCATCACGACCGAGTTCATCCCTACCAATGCATTTCGCTTTACAACACAGCCGTGCAAAATCGCGCCATGGCCAATATGCCCATCTTGTTCAATCAAGGTATCCACATCACAATAACCGTGCATGATGCAGCCATCTTGTAAGTTGCAGCCTTTTTGCAAAATTAGGCGGCCATAATCACCACGAAGTGAAGCATGGGGACCAACATAAACTCCAGCTTCAATAATCACATCACCGATGAGTACTGCAGTAGGATGCACATAGGCACTCGGTTCAACCA
Encoded proteins:
- a CDS encoding LysR substrate-binding domain-containing protein, with the protein product MNHNIPLRALQVFESCARLESCSLAANELCITQSAVSQQIKLLEDYFLEKLFHRNAGKITLTESGLELRQRLAPVFYDLNSVCASLVPDMSNEVRIHSYNSLAARWLVPKMAKLRREHPEFNINVGMFQDDVEMSDMLADIFIITRECQDGYSIIPLVEEKLEAYCSPKYLEQHPNISLDNFHEQTLLYSKHKDYGVDWEGWFRFNKVGVGPLQRKFIFNHNMLAVQAAILGQGLVLGLEQTLQIEVESGNLVKLELPHFYTGWTYSVAYKSSRKRDIRITKIVDWIIKEYARSGS
- the gorA gene encoding glutathione-disulfide reductase → MAQHFDYICLGAGSGGIASGNRAAMRGAKVLVIEAKHVGGTCVNVGCVPKKVMWYGAHVAESMHLFAKDYGFDVTVNNFNWNTLVDNREAYISRIHDAYGRGFASNNVTLLNGYGKFINANTIEVDGEHYTADHILIATGGAPTIPNIPGAEYGIDSDGFFALREQPKRVAVVGAGYIAVELAGVLHALGSETHLLVRKHAPLRNFDPILTDTLVEAMKINGPTLHTHSIPKAVVKNADDSLTLELENGDSITVDSLIWAIGRSPSTSNIGLENTDVKLNEKGYVVTDEQQNTTAKGIYCVGDIMEGGVELTPVAVKAGRLLSERLFGNMPDAKMDYSVIPTVVFSHPPIGTMGLTEPEAEEQFGKDNIKVYTSGFTSMYTAITAHREACKMKLICAGEDEVVVGIHGIGFGMDEILQGFGVAMKMGATKADFDAVVAIHPTGAEEFVTMR
- the caiE gene encoding carnitine operon protein CaiE, giving the protein MACYAFEGLIPVVEPSAYVHPTAVLIGDVIIEAGVYVGPHASLRGDYGRLILQKGCNLQDGCIMHGYCDVDTLIEQDGHIGHGAILHGCVVKRNALVGMNSVVMDGAVIGEDSIVAAMSFVNAGFQGLPKQVLMGQPAKVIREVTEKELSWKGLNTLEYQVLAKRSAQNMQVVTPLIAAESNRPRLKGVTEVLPQAKLM
- a CDS encoding alpha/beta hydrolase gives rise to the protein MALDPKVAHFIQQVTDSGAKAYEDLTPAESRRLEMNELIRNRGARVLESVAGVEHSFIPGPTADLPIRIYRPIHCDIDDLQPAIIFIHGSGWVVSNIETNDHFSRALAHRTGSVVIAINYQKAPEHKFPIPIDDCYASTLWIFEHAKCLGLDVNRIGILGDSAGGNLAAAVTLRLRDENGPKLAYQVLIYPAVQYGWNTPSAQTHAEGYLLQQASMKYYWGHYLRSEADALNPYCSPLSAQSHKDLPATLIYTAEFDPLCDDGYLYYRELESSGVNVKYRCFDGVIHGFIKMLGVFDQADEFLDELKQDLLKV